In the genome of Flexistipes sinusarabici DSM 4947, one region contains:
- the trpD gene encoding anthranilate phosphoribosyltransferase produces the protein MHNILQKVNNGKVLDFDEVKTLFNGILTGEISEAGIGSALIAMKLRGETAEEVAAAATVLNEHKVKFQHSATKTIDTCGTGGDGKSTLNVSTAVSLVLAAMGIKVLKHGNMAQSGKVGSADILDELGVPTKLDETNSHTYFNNNNFIFLFAPHYHPALKNVAKIRKDLRVATIFNYLGPMLNPGSPDYQTIGINRADKLDLYAEALRIQKRNNIIVYSSKDGYDEISSSDITYVRHIKDGKIEKFEIDPSCFFEKFPMPVVNSKEDAKKLFLESIEGKNEKLTDLIALNTAVSLYTMNMYTLKEGFNAAQKILKEGSVSAKLNKMIMEKAV, from the coding sequence ATGCATAATATTTTACAAAAAGTCAATAACGGCAAAGTACTGGATTTTGATGAAGTAAAAACACTCTTTAACGGAATACTCACCGGTGAAATATCTGAAGCCGGGATCGGTTCCGCTCTGATAGCCATGAAACTCAGAGGGGAAACAGCTGAAGAGGTCGCTGCAGCTGCAACAGTTTTAAATGAGCATAAGGTAAAGTTTCAGCACTCTGCCACAAAAACTATCGACACCTGCGGAACCGGCGGTGACGGGAAATCAACTTTAAATGTCTCCACAGCAGTTTCCCTGGTCCTGGCGGCAATGGGAATAAAAGTATTAAAACATGGAAATATGGCACAAAGCGGTAAAGTCGGGTCAGCAGACATACTGGATGAACTCGGAGTTCCAACAAAACTTGACGAAACAAACTCCCATACCTATTTCAACAATAACAACTTCATTTTCCTTTTTGCCCCCCACTACCACCCGGCATTGAAAAATGTAGCAAAAATAAGAAAAGATCTTCGTGTGGCAACCATTTTCAACTATTTGGGACCTATGCTGAATCCAGGCTCCCCTGATTATCAGACAATCGGAATCAACAGGGCTGATAAACTGGATCTGTATGCCGAAGCCCTCAGGATACAGAAGAGAAACAACATTATCGTTTACTCCTCCAAAGATGGCTACGACGAAATCTCATCCTCCGATATAACCTATGTGCGCCATATCAAAGACGGGAAAATTGAAAAATTTGAAATAGACCCTTCCTGCTTTTTCGAAAAATTTCCCATGCCTGTGGTAAATTCAAAAGAAGATGCCAAAAAACTTTTCCTGGAATCCATAGAAGGCAAAAACGAAAAGCTGACAGACCTGATTGCACTTAATACAGCCGTCAGCCTTTACACAATGAATATGTATACATTAAAAGAAGGCTTTAATGCGGCACAAAAAATATTAAAAGAAGGCAGTGTGTCGGCCAAGTTAAATAAGATGATAATGGAAAAGGCTGTATAA
- a CDS encoding anthranilate synthase component I — MIYPDKERFKKLAEKYSHITIYREIVGDTLTPIGLLKNFSNRDSVFLLESANLDKTFSRFSFFGINPSEIVSLKNGSLTVEKNGKKTKIDINPVDYLNSKIEKFNGYADPKFGAFSGGYVGYFGYEFINYTGTLRHKLTEPADENLIYLMLMNEFYVFDNRTGRVYAACNAETKGNLESNYETAVKRTRKMADEINDFNFDNYTSADKLSVSKEFSKEEFEKTVNKLKSDIADGELIQCVFSNKYEVKGSIHPLSFYRSLRNVNPSPYMFYFKMKDKTMLGSSPEIHLKVESGKATLKPIAGTYPVGEDIEKIKKELLEDEKEKSEHLMLLDLARNDLYTSCDTDSVKVEKSFNAEVYSHVVHIVSEVSGRLRDDKTSLDAFVNTFPAGTVSGAPKIRAMEIISECERSPRGFYAGCAGYISYNGNLDTCITIRSAMVKPDKTIIRAGAGIVYDSIPAKEYHEVEGKLKALFTAIDRIKNLEGENVFAN, encoded by the coding sequence ATGATATACCCGGACAAAGAGAGATTTAAAAAACTTGCAGAAAAATATTCTCACATTACCATTTATCGTGAGATTGTAGGCGACACCCTTACCCCCATAGGTTTGTTGAAGAATTTCTCCAACAGAGACAGTGTATTTTTGCTGGAAAGTGCAAATCTGGACAAGACTTTTTCAAGGTTTTCGTTTTTCGGAATAAATCCAAGCGAAATTGTTTCACTTAAAAACGGCAGCCTTACCGTGGAGAAAAACGGCAAAAAAACAAAAATCGATATAAATCCGGTGGATTATCTCAACAGCAAAATAGAAAAATTTAACGGATATGCGGATCCCAAGTTCGGAGCATTTTCCGGAGGATATGTGGGTTATTTCGGCTATGAATTCATCAACTATACGGGGACTCTAAGACATAAACTCACCGAGCCTGCCGATGAAAACCTCATTTATCTAATGCTTATGAATGAATTCTATGTCTTTGACAACAGAACAGGAAGGGTTTATGCAGCCTGTAATGCAGAAACTAAAGGAAATTTAGAAAGTAATTACGAAACAGCCGTTAAAAGAACAAGAAAAATGGCTGATGAAATAAACGACTTCAATTTTGACAACTACACATCCGCTGATAAACTGAGCGTTTCAAAAGAATTTTCTAAAGAAGAATTCGAAAAAACGGTAAATAAACTAAAATCCGATATCGCTGACGGAGAGCTTATACAATGCGTATTTTCCAATAAATATGAAGTAAAGGGAAGCATCCATCCTCTGAGCTTTTACAGATCCTTAAGAAATGTAAATCCTTCTCCATATATGTTTTATTTCAAAATGAAAGATAAAACAATGCTGGGCTCATCCCCTGAAATTCATCTTAAAGTGGAAAGCGGTAAGGCAACACTAAAACCGATAGCCGGGACATATCCCGTCGGCGAGGATATAGAAAAAATCAAAAAAGAGCTTCTTGAAGATGAAAAGGAAAAATCCGAACATCTGATGCTTCTTGATCTGGCCAGAAACGACCTTTACACAAGCTGTGACACCGATTCAGTAAAAGTGGAGAAATCTTTTAATGCGGAAGTCTATTCACACGTAGTCCATATCGTTTCAGAGGTATCGGGAAGACTCAGAGATGACAAAACATCACTCGATGCATTTGTAAACACTTTCCCGGCAGGGACGGTAAGTGGTGCACCTAAAATCAGAGCAATGGAAATAATAAGTGAGTGTGAAAGATCACCGAGAGGATTTTACGCAGGCTGCGCCGGTTATATCTCTTATAACGGAAATCTTGATACATGCATAACCATCAGAAGCGCCATGGTAAAACCCGATAAGACAATCATTCGGGCAGGAGCCGGCATCGTTTACGACAGTATACCGGCAAAGGAATACCATGAAGTGGAAGGTAAGCTGAAAGCACTGTTCACGGCTATAGACAGAATAAAAAATCTGGAGGGCGAAAATGTTTTTGCTAATTGA
- a CDS encoding TlpA family protein disulfide reductase — MIKPLLYRKVLVVCIFMASLLLVSCESAQNKNNSQGSAISSEEVEGLKTIGMSGLNDLKKKYSDKVILVNFFASWCPPCKEETPEFIEVYNENKDKFVIIGLSIDDSKKDAVNFINDMGIPYPVFHAKRSLEKRLNITGVPTNIFYAPGGELYNFYVGALSKDFVEKVIAQISG; from the coding sequence ATGATTAAACCACTGTTGTATAGAAAAGTATTGGTTGTTTGCATTTTTATGGCATCTTTGCTTTTGGTTTCATGTGAGTCAGCACAGAATAAAAATAACAGCCAAGGTTCTGCAATCTCATCAGAGGAAGTTGAAGGTCTCAAGACGATAGGAATGTCCGGACTGAACGACTTGAAGAAAAAATATTCAGACAAAGTCATACTGGTAAATTTTTTCGCTTCGTGGTGCCCGCCGTGCAAGGAGGAAACTCCTGAATTTATAGAAGTATACAATGAGAATAAGGATAAATTTGTTATTATCGGATTAAGCATAGACGACAGCAAAAAAGATGCTGTGAATTTTATCAATGATATGGGAATACCTTATCCCGTATTTCACGCCAAAAGATCACTGGAAAAACGACTTAATATAACCGGTGTCCCGACCAACATTTTTTATGCACCCGGCGGTGAGTTATACAACTTTTATGTGGGTGCTTTAAGTAAGGACTTTGTGGAAAAGGTAATCGCGCAGATATCGGGTTAA
- the gltX gene encoding glutamate--tRNA ligase, with translation MSTRVRFAPSPTGHLHVGNARTALFNYLYAASKKGKFILRIEDTDLQRSSMENEEMIYEDMKWLGFYWDEGPRKGGEYGPYRQTERFDLYKKYADKLLENGYAYKCFCSKEELEKEKEKALAEGRPPRYSGKCRNLSEGEIEKLENRGIKPSIRFRVNKENVLVSDEIRGDIDFKTDSFGDFIIVRPDGTPVYNFVVVIDDALMNISHVIRGDDHLSNTPKQVLMFEAMGFDIPKFAHIPMILGPDHSKLSKRHGVTSINAFRDQGYLPEALFNYLALLSWSDENEREILSREELAEVFSLERVSKSAAVFDFEKLKWMNGIYIRNLDEDDFFERVKPFIVKSGTTDIHYIDENSERVKQMALSVRDNLDLLSDIGDYLKIYFEYPETFDEEASEILSWETTPVVINMLKEEVEKAEEIDGVKYKEIVKKIQKEKKIKGKPLFMAIRVGLSGKTKGPEVDKLATLLDKDEVLKRLAKVSAHFSE, from the coding sequence ATGTCAACAAGAGTTAGATTTGCTCCCAGTCCTACCGGACATCTGCATGTGGGAAATGCCAGAACCGCCCTTTTTAATTATCTTTATGCAGCCTCAAAAAAGGGAAAATTTATCCTCAGAATAGAGGACACCGATTTGCAGCGCTCCTCAATGGAAAATGAAGAAATGATATACGAAGATATGAAATGGCTGGGATTTTACTGGGATGAAGGACCCCGAAAAGGCGGTGAATATGGCCCGTACAGACAGACGGAGCGGTTTGATCTGTATAAAAAGTATGCGGATAAACTGCTTGAGAATGGTTACGCATATAAATGCTTCTGTTCAAAGGAGGAGCTTGAAAAGGAGAAGGAGAAAGCTTTGGCCGAGGGCAGACCGCCCAGATACAGCGGGAAATGCAGGAATTTATCCGAAGGTGAAATTGAGAAACTTGAGAATAGAGGGATAAAACCTTCAATCCGGTTTAGAGTAAATAAAGAGAATGTGCTTGTGAGTGATGAAATCAGAGGGGATATTGACTTTAAAACCGATTCGTTCGGCGATTTTATCATAGTCAGGCCTGACGGCACACCGGTTTATAATTTTGTAGTTGTGATCGATGATGCGCTTATGAATATCTCCCATGTAATCCGGGGAGATGATCACCTGAGTAATACGCCGAAGCAGGTTCTTATGTTTGAGGCTATGGGGTTTGATATACCCAAATTTGCCCATATACCGATGATATTGGGGCCGGACCATTCCAAACTGAGCAAAAGGCACGGTGTTACCAGTATTAACGCGTTCAGGGATCAGGGATATCTGCCTGAAGCTTTGTTTAATTACCTTGCACTTTTAAGCTGGTCAGATGAAAACGAAAGGGAAATTTTATCACGTGAGGAGCTCGCCGAAGTCTTCAGCCTTGAAAGGGTTTCCAAAAGTGCTGCTGTCTTTGATTTTGAGAAGCTGAAATGGATGAACGGTATATATATCAGAAATCTTGACGAAGATGATTTCTTTGAGAGGGTAAAACCGTTTATTGTTAAATCGGGAACGACCGACATACATTATATTGATGAAAATTCTGAGAGGGTGAAACAGATGGCTCTTTCCGTAAGGGACAACCTTGACCTGCTATCTGATATCGGAGATTATCTTAAGATTTATTTTGAGTATCCTGAGACTTTTGATGAGGAAGCTTCGGAAATTTTATCATGGGAAACAACACCTGTTGTGATTAATATGCTTAAGGAAGAAGTTGAAAAAGCAGAAGAAATTGACGGAGTAAAATATAAAGAGATTGTGAAAAAGATACAGAAAGAGAAGAAAATCAAAGGGAAACCGCTTTTCATGGCAATTCGGGTTGGTCTCAGCGGTAAAACAAAAGGCCCTGAAGTGGATAAGCTTGCCACACTCCTGGACAAAGATGAGGTTTTGAAACGTCTGGCAAAGGTTTCCGCTCATTTTAGTGAGTGA
- the der gene encoding ribosome biogenesis GTPase Der, which produces MLKVGIIGRPNVGKSTLFNKITGSRSAIVNDMPGVTRDRLEKVTEWLGVRFTVVDSAGFDLKEEIIKKEMQQQFFTLLDEVDVCLLMVDVTEGVHSLDEIVCNLLREKGKTFFLVVNKVDSEKREYLASEFYRLGVSEMFLISSEHGRNVDMLLDRVLDEAQKYEQEEGSDEPADLLRLTIIGKPNVGKSSILNRILGKERVIVTEIPGTTRDAVDTYFTFESKNYVLTDTAGIRKKSVMFKDAVEKIGYYRGMDALERSDIAIAILDAVQGVTERDVKIIADAVDMGRTVIIVFNKWDLIKEDKKKTARDLQFQVKDRIKFITNPPIIFTSAFTGNRLDNIFKYAQRLYKEYSKRIKTAELNKLLQFAQERHQPPVVSNRRLKFFYMTQVDVKPPYFVIFVNYPEAVHFSYKRYILNLIREAYGFDGIPLRIGIRKRKGRDEK; this is translated from the coding sequence ATGCTGAAAGTAGGAATTATAGGCCGGCCTAATGTCGGAAAATCAACACTTTTTAATAAAATCACAGGCAGCAGATCAGCTATTGTAAATGATATGCCCGGTGTGACCCGGGACAGACTGGAAAAAGTCACCGAATGGCTGGGCGTCAGATTCACAGTAGTGGATTCGGCCGGTTTTGATCTCAAAGAAGAAATCATAAAAAAAGAGATGCAGCAACAATTCTTCACTCTTCTGGATGAGGTGGATGTATGTCTGCTGATGGTTGATGTAACAGAAGGTGTGCATTCATTGGATGAAATAGTATGCAACCTGCTAAGGGAAAAGGGTAAAACGTTTTTTCTTGTGGTAAACAAAGTTGACAGTGAAAAAAGGGAGTATCTTGCAAGCGAATTTTACAGGCTCGGAGTCTCAGAGATGTTTCTCATCAGCTCAGAACACGGAAGAAATGTTGACATGCTTCTGGACAGAGTCCTTGATGAGGCTCAAAAATACGAACAGGAAGAGGGATCGGATGAGCCGGCTGACTTGCTGAGGCTGACAATAATCGGTAAACCTAATGTTGGCAAATCCAGCATTCTGAACAGGATACTGGGCAAGGAAAGGGTTATCGTAACCGAAATTCCGGGGACAACAAGGGATGCGGTGGACACATACTTCACTTTTGAAAGTAAAAATTATGTTCTGACAGATACGGCAGGCATCCGTAAAAAGTCGGTCATGTTTAAGGACGCTGTGGAGAAAATCGGGTATTACAGGGGGATGGATGCCCTTGAGCGTTCAGATATTGCCATTGCAATTCTCGATGCCGTTCAAGGGGTTACCGAGAGGGATGTGAAAATTATAGCGGATGCTGTTGATATGGGGCGCACCGTCATTATTGTTTTTAACAAGTGGGATTTAATAAAAGAGGATAAAAAGAAGACAGCAAGGGACCTTCAGTTTCAGGTGAAGGACAGGATTAAATTTATCACCAACCCTCCGATAATTTTTACTTCAGCTTTTACGGGAAACCGTCTGGACAATATATTTAAGTATGCTCAGAGGTTGTATAAAGAGTATTCAAAAAGAATAAAAACCGCTGAGCTTAATAAACTTTTACAGTTTGCACAGGAGAGGCATCAACCGCCTGTTGTAAGTAACAGAAGACTAAAATTTTTCTATATGACACAGGTAGATGTGAAACCGCCCTATTTTGTAATATTTGTAAACTATCCTGAAGCTGTACATTTTTCCTATAAACGCTATATTCTTAACCTGATAAGAGAAGCATACGGTTTTGACGGTATCCCTCTTAGAATAGGAATCAGAAAAAGGAAAGGCAGGGATGAAAAATAG
- a CDS encoding GGDEF domain-containing response regulator produces the protein MKKYILIADPSKVSRFVLENYLKGKYKILTATSYSEAKDILDEFLPSLVIISYELQDGVGLDLCEYMQKRKKFRSVPVIVLTSNENDETLKFKAFGAGAIDFLEKSKVNEDFVKYVDEIVEIISISDISGSSAWIVDNDIAETQFLENILKSTGITVSTFSEPSELLKNLKNNTPDIIIADLFMKKMDGMELTKELRHKNSLKNVPILILASSRESSFMRTLLLHGANDYILKPFSAEEAILRVTSNIKTKKLYDDLEETNRELFKKATTDSLTGLYNRRFFMEQLEHVNYNAGRYGHSFGVALWDIDHFKNINDRHGHDVGDRVLIKLTEAIKHSVRKSDIIGRFGGEEFICIFPGQKEADMPAIVSKLLEAARDLYIKEGGKQIPVTISIGAVFCKNTSENLDNIIKNVDKLMYRAKSDGRNKGYISIGKKIIEVT, from the coding sequence GTGAAAAAGTATATCCTTATAGCAGACCCTTCCAAAGTGTCAAGATTTGTTTTGGAGAACTATCTGAAGGGTAAATATAAAATTTTGACGGCCACTTCCTATTCGGAAGCAAAAGATATACTGGATGAATTTCTCCCCTCTCTTGTTATCATCTCATACGAACTGCAGGATGGTGTAGGGCTTGATCTTTGCGAATACATGCAAAAAAGAAAAAAATTCCGCTCTGTACCTGTAATTGTATTAACCTCAAATGAAAATGACGAAACACTGAAATTCAAAGCTTTCGGAGCAGGCGCCATAGATTTCCTGGAAAAGTCAAAAGTAAATGAGGATTTTGTCAAATATGTGGATGAAATTGTTGAAATTATATCAATTTCAGACATCAGCGGCTCATCGGCTTGGATAGTTGATAACGATATAGCGGAAACACAGTTTCTCGAAAATATTCTCAAATCCACCGGAATAACTGTGTCAACGTTTTCTGAGCCTTCCGAGCTTCTCAAAAATTTAAAAAACAATACCCCTGATATTATCATCGCAGATTTGTTTATGAAAAAGATGGACGGAATGGAGCTCACCAAAGAACTCCGTCATAAAAATTCTCTGAAAAATGTCCCTATCCTAATACTGGCATCTTCAAGAGAAAGCTCATTCATGAGAACACTTCTTCTTCACGGTGCAAACGACTATATCCTCAAACCGTTTTCAGCAGAAGAAGCAATACTTAGGGTAACAAGCAACATTAAAACAAAAAAACTGTACGATGATTTGGAGGAAACCAACAGAGAACTGTTCAAAAAAGCAACCACCGATTCTTTGACCGGCCTTTATAACAGACGTTTTTTCATGGAACAGCTGGAGCATGTCAACTATAATGCCGGACGTTACGGTCACAGCTTTGGGGTAGCTTTGTGGGATATCGACCATTTTAAAAATATAAACGACCGGCACGGCCACGATGTGGGTGACAGGGTATTAATAAAATTAACAGAAGCAATAAAACACTCTGTCCGCAAATCTGATATTATCGGGCGTTTTGGGGGAGAAGAGTTCATCTGTATTTTCCCCGGGCAAAAAGAAGCGGATATGCCGGCAATTGTCTCAAAGCTGCTGGAAGCGGCAAGAGATTTATATATTAAGGAAGGTGGTAAACAAATTCCTGTAACAATAAGCATAGGAGCTGTTTTTTGCAAAAACACTTCTGAGAATCTGGACAATATCATCAAAAATGTAGACAAACTCATGTACAGGGCAAAGTCAGACGGCAGAAACAAAGGATATATCAGCATCGGCAAAAAAATTATCGAAGTAACATAA
- a CDS encoding GGDEF domain-containing response regulator — MSKSKFKVLIAEDDRDARKLCKDFLENLCFEVYEASNGTDALEVIEKEEISMVLLDWVMPGIEGIEVCRRIRDLDINRYIYIIMVTGKSEKKDIIEGLQVGADDYVVKPFSFQELKVRIMSGERILKLEKRLRDAHEKLYELSAYDSLTGVFNRATILEMFNQELERGQRIGHEVSIIFADIDDFKSINDKFGHLIGDEVLKEIADILSENCRNYDFVGRYGGEEFVIIVPGLKSDCACSVAERMRKAVCETPVHVANMEIPVTLSLGVASSKESGDTQEIIGLADKALYEAKRSGKNSTVKSKT, encoded by the coding sequence ATGTCCAAGAGTAAATTTAAGGTGCTGATTGCCGAAGATGACAGGGATGCCCGTAAACTGTGCAAAGATTTTCTGGAAAATCTTTGCTTTGAGGTTTACGAAGCGTCAAATGGAACAGATGCTCTGGAGGTAATTGAGAAGGAAGAGATTTCTATGGTTTTGCTGGACTGGGTTATGCCGGGTATAGAAGGGATAGAAGTCTGCAGGAGAATTAGGGATTTGGATATAAATAGATATATCTATATTATTATGGTCACGGGGAAATCTGAAAAAAAAGACATAATAGAAGGGCTGCAGGTTGGAGCTGATGATTATGTGGTAAAACCGTTCAGTTTTCAGGAGCTGAAGGTGAGGATTATGTCCGGTGAGCGTATTCTCAAGCTCGAAAAAAGATTGAGAGATGCTCATGAGAAACTTTATGAGCTTTCCGCATATGACAGTCTTACCGGCGTTTTCAACCGGGCTACTATTCTTGAAATGTTCAACCAGGAGCTTGAAAGGGGACAAAGGATAGGGCACGAGGTGAGTATTATTTTTGCAGATATAGATGATTTTAAAAGTATTAATGATAAATTCGGTCACCTGATCGGCGATGAGGTTTTAAAAGAGATTGCCGATATTTTATCTGAAAACTGCAGAAATTATGATTTTGTCGGCCGTTACGGTGGCGAGGAATTTGTTATTATTGTGCCCGGTCTGAAATCTGACTGCGCCTGCAGTGTGGCAGAAAGGATGAGAAAAGCAGTTTGTGAAACCCCTGTTCATGTGGCAAATATGGAAATTCCTGTAACCTTAAGTTTAGGTGTCGCTTCCTCGAAGGAATCGGGTGATACACAAGAAATAATAGGATTGGCTGACAAAGCCCTTTATGAAGCCAAAAGAAGCGGCAAAAACTCCACTGTAAAAAGTAAAACATAA
- a CDS encoding indole-3-glycerol phosphate synthase TrpC gives MLDKILANKKYEIEEIPEILPKRTKDIIEPLQTLKNKPFIAEVKKASPSAGEIKPDASPAEQAALYEKYGAGAVSVLTDKYFFKGSFEYLKEISEKINTPVLCKDFIISERQIEAAYAFGADIILIIAAVLTQEEIGRLSEKARELNLYILYEIHTAEEYEKIKDFSPALVGVNSRNLDTLEIDKQKGAQILNTLPDSLFKIAESGINSPEDVANFRRAGADAFLIGTYLMKSDNIKESFQNLYRGLE, from the coding sequence ATGCTTGATAAAATACTGGCGAACAAAAAATACGAGATTGAAGAAATTCCGGAAATTCTGCCAAAAAGAACAAAAGATATTATTGAGCCTTTACAAACACTAAAAAACAAACCGTTTATTGCCGAGGTTAAAAAGGCCTCACCCTCAGCCGGAGAAATAAAACCCGATGCATCACCCGCAGAACAGGCGGCACTATACGAGAAATACGGGGCAGGAGCTGTGAGTGTACTTACCGACAAGTACTTTTTCAAAGGCTCATTCGAATATCTGAAAGAAATATCCGAAAAAATTAATACCCCGGTGCTTTGCAAAGATTTTATCATTTCTGAAAGACAGATAGAGGCCGCATATGCTTTTGGTGCAGATATTATACTAATAATTGCGGCCGTTTTAACACAGGAAGAAATTGGCAGATTATCCGAAAAAGCCCGCGAGTTGAACCTTTACATTCTGTATGAAATTCACACTGCTGAAGAATACGAAAAGATAAAAGACTTTTCACCTGCTTTGGTGGGTGTAAATTCGAGGAATCTGGATACACTTGAAATTGACAAGCAAAAAGGTGCACAAATTTTAAACACACTGCCGGACAGTCTTTTTAAAATCGCTGAAAGCGGTATAAACAGCCCCGAAGATGTAGCAAATTTCCGCAGGGCCGGCGCAGATGCTTTTCTTATAGGTACTTACCTTATGAAATCAGACAATATAAAAGAAAGTTTTCAAAATTTATACAGAGGACTGGAATAA
- a CDS encoding anthranilate synthase component II — MFLLIDNYDSFTYNLYSLFLKAGGKVDVIKNDEFIPADRYEGIVISPGPSNPSNSGTSLKYLEHYLGSKPIFGVCLGMQCICHYLGYPVRRAASIKHGKLDKVKKQHESILLSGLTESFDAVRYHSLVVDADDIAIARSASDNEIMAVEDSAKHLFGVQFHPESYLSRQGQKIINNFIEYSKSSNREVSYA, encoded by the coding sequence ATGTTTTTGCTAATTGATAACTACGATTCATTCACTTACAACCTTTATAGTCTTTTCTTAAAGGCTGGGGGAAAAGTCGATGTGATAAAAAATGATGAATTTATACCAGCAGACAGATACGAAGGCATTGTTATATCACCGGGGCCTTCAAACCCTTCAAACTCAGGTACTTCTCTAAAATATCTGGAGCACTATCTGGGCTCAAAACCCATTTTTGGAGTCTGTCTGGGAATGCAGTGTATCTGCCATTATCTCGGATACCCTGTAAGAAGAGCGGCTTCAATCAAACACGGCAAACTGGATAAAGTAAAGAAACAGCACGAAAGTATACTTCTTTCAGGACTTACCGAATCTTTTGATGCAGTAAGGTACCATTCGCTGGTTGTAGATGCCGATGATATAGCAATAGCACGATCAGCTTCGGATAATGAAATAATGGCTGTTGAAGACTCCGCAAAACACTTATTCGGAGTACAGTTTCATCCGGAGTCCTATCTCAGCAGACAGGGACAAAAGATAATTAATAATTTTATAGAATACTCAAAAAGCAGCAACAGGGAGGTAAGCTATGCATAA
- a CDS encoding cytochrome c3 family protein, with the protein MKIILRTIILISLLLMIFGFEQKPVCEKCHDSTFQNAEGSLKDCKSCHKNFTHMKELSLEGFNDKDCTFCHNHYSFDRFYLKSGFIRSLKGKYLNPHNSSYMCVSCHKTTETGKMSKKLLFPNDVKVCERCHNEKYVTMEAHSVNFEYRESEHVKIPDNFPLYIGKVTCLTCHKFKCEKDTGHVAANDYYLRVKANSRQQFCLRCHVSRDFKRYNPHIQFDEKGNIIHETCVVCHSKEPNLRTDDIRKDVELKGTVNEICNGCHMIRTDHPTGVNHIKKMSNKMLTYLKDNIKEKNIYFPIGEEGKVLCVTCHLPHQFRLIEGQAKGKYPKRTRLLSGYDLCLMCHEK; encoded by the coding sequence ATGAAAATTATCTTAAGAACTATCATCTTGATTTCTCTTTTATTAATGATTTTTGGATTTGAACAAAAACCTGTTTGTGAAAAATGTCATGACTCAACCTTTCAGAATGCAGAGGGAAGTTTAAAAGACTGCAAATCCTGCCATAAGAATTTTACACACATGAAAGAGCTTTCTCTTGAAGGGTTCAACGATAAAGACTGCACCTTTTGTCACAATCACTACAGTTTTGACAGGTTCTATTTGAAAAGCGGATTCATCCGAAGTCTGAAAGGAAAATATTTAAATCCCCACAACTCTTCCTACATGTGTGTTTCGTGTCATAAAACCACTGAAACCGGCAAAATGAGCAAAAAGCTTCTGTTTCCGAATGACGTAAAGGTTTGTGAACGTTGTCATAACGAGAAGTATGTAACCATGGAAGCTCACAGTGTTAATTTTGAATACCGGGAAAGTGAGCATGTCAAAATACCGGATAACTTTCCCCTGTATATAGGCAAAGTTACATGCCTTACATGCCATAAATTCAAATGTGAAAAAGATACCGGTCATGTTGCAGCAAACGATTACTATCTGAGGGTGAAAGCTAATTCGAGACAACAATTCTGCCTGAGATGCCATGTTAGTAGAGACTTTAAAAGATATAACCCTCATATTCAGTTTGATGAAAAAGGTAATATTATCCATGAGACATGTGTGGTTTGTCATTCTAAGGAGCCAAACCTTCGTACTGATGATATTAGGAAAGACGTGGAGTTAAAAGGTACTGTTAATGAAATATGCAACGGCTGTCATATGATCAGAACCGATCATCCTACCGGTGTGAATCATATAAAAAAGATGTCCAATAAAATGCTCACCTATCTGAAAGATAATATAAAAGAAAAAAACATATATTTCCCTATCGGAGAAGAGGGGAAGGTACTTTGTGTGACATGTCATTTGCCGCATCAGTTTCGTCTGATAGAGGGGCAGGCGA